From Spirosoma agri, one genomic window encodes:
- a CDS encoding DUF421 domain-containing protein — protein MKKEEIHLEDWQRILIGDAPVGFLVEVFVRTLLIYLALLVVMRLLGKRMNGQLTNLELAVMLTMGALISPAMQIPDRGLLSGMLALLCALVFLRGTNWLGFKSTNVEKLIQGTETVVVKDGIIQLEAMAKNRLSHQQIYAALRSKNVYNLGNVKRLYLEAYGMFSIYEDEKGKPGLSVLPPSDAEIQSIHGYPDEKILACTNCGKTVPAQPKPGPCSVCRTNQWSDAIL, from the coding sequence ATGAAAAAGGAAGAAATCCATTTAGAGGATTGGCAACGGATTTTGATCGGTGATGCTCCCGTCGGATTTTTGGTAGAGGTGTTTGTCCGTACGCTCCTGATTTATCTGGCTCTTCTGGTTGTGATGCGGTTGCTCGGTAAACGAATGAACGGGCAGCTTACTAATCTGGAGCTGGCCGTTATGCTGACAATGGGAGCCCTGATCTCTCCGGCTATGCAGATACCAGACCGTGGTCTGCTGTCGGGAATGCTGGCCTTACTCTGTGCGCTCGTGTTTCTACGGGGCACCAACTGGCTTGGATTCAAAAGCACTAACGTCGAGAAATTAATTCAGGGAACGGAAACGGTTGTCGTCAAAGACGGCATTATCCAGTTGGAGGCAATGGCCAAAAACCGATTGTCGCACCAGCAGATCTACGCGGCCTTGCGCAGTAAGAATGTCTATAACCTGGGCAACGTGAAGCGCCTGTACCTGGAAGCGTACGGGATGTTCAGTATCTACGAGGACGAAAAAGGCAAACCTGGCTTGTCCGTCTTACCGCCCTCCGATGCTGAAATTCAATCGATCCACGGGTATCCCGACGAAAAAATCCTTGCCTGTACCAATTGTGGGAAAACCGTTCCCGCCCAACCTAAACCGGGGCCTTGCTCTGTTTGCCGGACCAATCAGTGGTCAGACGCGATCTTGTAG
- a CDS encoding DUF421 domain-containing protein, with amino-acid sequence MKKEDINLYDWQRILVGEVPGIFYVEILIRAAAIYLLLVLAMRLMGRRMASQLSRNEMAAMVSLAAAIGIPILDASRGLLPAYIIALVVVFTQRIVSYWAAKRESFEALSQGDRSTLVENSVIQLANMESARISRELLFAQLRSGGLVHLGYVKRLYLEANGAFTLIKEDEPKPGLSILPIWDTDFVGQQEKAPDQRVCNRCGNAQPDPHRATDTCTTCGSDEWVTALK; translated from the coding sequence ATGAAAAAAGAAGACATCAATTTATACGACTGGCAACGGATTCTCGTCGGTGAAGTGCCGGGAATCTTTTACGTCGAAATTCTTATTCGGGCGGCTGCGATCTATCTGCTGCTGGTTCTGGCGATGCGTCTGATGGGCAGACGGATGGCTTCTCAGCTAAGTCGTAATGAAATGGCCGCGATGGTTTCGCTGGCGGCTGCGATCGGGATACCCATTCTGGATGCCAGCCGGGGTTTGCTGCCAGCTTACATTATTGCGCTTGTTGTCGTATTCACGCAGCGGATCGTGTCCTATTGGGCCGCCAAACGTGAATCGTTCGAGGCCCTGTCGCAGGGGGACCGAAGCACTCTTGTGGAAAATTCAGTCATTCAACTGGCGAATATGGAAAGCGCCCGTATAAGCCGTGAATTACTTTTTGCGCAGCTCAGATCAGGTGGATTGGTTCATTTGGGATACGTAAAACGGCTTTATTTAGAGGCTAATGGCGCGTTTACGCTGATCAAGGAAGACGAGCCTAAACCGGGGCTTTCAATTCTGCCCATCTGGGATACTGATTTCGTCGGTCAGCAGGAAAAAGCGCCCGATCAGCGTGTGTGTAATCGGTGCGGCAATGCACAGCCGGATCCTCACCGGGCAACCGACACCTGCACGACGTGTGGGAGTGATGAGTGGGTCACGGCTCTTAAATAG
- a CDS encoding alpha-amylase family glycosyl hydrolase encodes MNQHQTNRHWWQEGIIYQIYPRSFQDSNNDGIGDIQGILQRLDYLNDLGISAIWLSPIYPSPMADFGYDIADYQNIDPLFGTLNDFDTLVAAVHSRGLKLILDFVPNHTSDQHPWFLESRSSRDNPKRDWYLWQDKRSDESVPNNWLSAFGGSAWEWDELTQQYYYHAFLKEQPDLNWRNPDVQKAMLNVMRFWLDKGVDGFRVDVMWHLIKDIQLRDNPVNPDYQPHMATYDQLLPLYSTDQPEVHDLVRQMRQVLDSYPDRMMVGEIYLPIQQLVTYYGIDGNEAHLPFNFQLLLLPWEARPIATAIDQYETALPAGGWPNWVLGNHDQPRITSRVGKEQAWVAAMLLLTLRGTPTLYYGDEIGMRDVPIPFDEVQDPQGLNMPDKNLSRDPERTPMQWNENLNAGFTEGKPWLRLARDVVRENVRHQQEDTYSMLSFYKRLIKLRQQEPSLMVGDYIPVHADTQLIAYIRQFDTDSRFLIVLNLSHRPGFFKAKDSSLKGVVEIATTPEWEGNPVGSTIGLRGDEGILVRLDD; translated from the coding sequence ATGAACCAGCACCAGACAAACCGCCATTGGTGGCAGGAAGGAATCATTTACCAAATATATCCCCGATCTTTTCAGGACAGTAACAACGATGGCATTGGCGATATACAGGGCATTTTACAACGGCTCGATTACCTGAACGATCTTGGCATTTCGGCCATATGGCTTTCGCCCATCTACCCGTCGCCCATGGCCGACTTCGGCTACGATATTGCTGACTATCAGAATATTGACCCGCTATTTGGCACACTGAACGACTTCGATACGTTGGTAGCAGCTGTCCATTCACGCGGTCTAAAGCTGATCCTGGATTTTGTCCCAAATCACACCTCCGATCAGCACCCCTGGTTTCTGGAATCCCGCTCCTCACGCGACAACCCCAAGCGCGACTGGTATCTGTGGCAGGACAAACGGTCCGATGAATCGGTGCCCAATAACTGGCTCAGCGCGTTTGGCGGCAGCGCGTGGGAATGGGACGAACTCACCCAGCAGTACTACTACCATGCTTTTCTGAAAGAACAACCCGACCTGAACTGGCGAAACCCGGATGTGCAGAAAGCCATGCTCAATGTCATGCGCTTCTGGCTGGACAAAGGCGTCGATGGTTTTCGGGTGGATGTCATGTGGCACCTGATCAAGGACATACAACTGCGCGATAACCCGGTCAATCCTGATTATCAGCCGCACATGGCCACCTACGATCAGCTTCTCCCCTTGTACTCTACCGACCAGCCGGAGGTTCACGATCTGGTCAGGCAGATGCGGCAGGTTCTGGATAGCTATCCGGATCGGATGATGGTCGGCGAGATTTATTTACCCATTCAGCAGCTGGTTACCTACTATGGTATCGACGGCAACGAAGCTCATTTGCCGTTCAACTTTCAGCTGCTGCTGCTGCCGTGGGAGGCCCGTCCGATTGCTACAGCCATCGATCAGTACGAAACTGCCTTACCGGCTGGAGGCTGGCCAAACTGGGTACTTGGCAACCACGATCAGCCACGAATTACGAGTCGGGTTGGTAAAGAGCAGGCGTGGGTGGCGGCTATGCTGCTGCTGACCCTTCGCGGTACACCTACCCTCTACTACGGAGATGAAATTGGCATGCGGGATGTTCCGATTCCGTTCGACGAAGTGCAGGACCCACAGGGCCTGAACATGCCGGATAAGAACCTGAGCCGGGACCCCGAGCGCACGCCGATGCAGTGGAACGAAAATCTGAATGCAGGCTTCACGGAAGGAAAGCCGTGGCTCCGACTGGCGAGAGACGTTGTGCGCGAGAACGTCCGGCACCAGCAGGAAGATACTTATTCCATGCTGTCGTTTTACAAGCGCCTGATCAAATTGCGGCAACAGGAACCTTCACTCATGGTTGGTGACTACATACCCGTTCATGCCGATACGCAGCTTATTGCCTACATCCGGCAATTCGATACGGATTCGCGTTTCCTGATTGTCTTGAACCTCAGCCATCGTCCCGGTTTTTTCAAGGCGAAGGATAGTTCTCTCAAGGGCGTTGTCGAAATCGCAACAACCCCCGAATGGGAAGGTAATCCAGTTGGCAGCACAATCGGTTTGCGTGGGGACGAAGGGATTCTGGTGCGTTTAGACGATTGA